A stretch of DNA from Xiphias gladius isolate SHS-SW01 ecotype Sanya breed wild unplaced genomic scaffold, ASM1685928v1 HiC_scaffold_1254, whole genome shotgun sequence:
GTACTGAGCACTCTGCGTCCTAAGTTTACATTAAAGCTTTGTTAATACTTCGATACAGACGTTCATGTGCTTCTATTTATACTACAACCAGGGATTTGTTTTCCACCCAAGTACATCAGAAAACAAGATGGCAAGCTCACAACAGCAAAAAGAAGAATTCCTTTGTTGTAGTtccctgaaaaacaacaaaaagtaaGGAAAAGAAATGGTGTGTGAAGTGCACATCCAGTTGGTGCCCTTGTAGTGTGCACAGTGCACATGGTAACAGATTTTTTGCAGACATTTGCTGACAAAGGCAAATGATAACATTTACATCATGCAGACCCACATGGCCGCTCATAGTCATGTAGATGCGGTAACCATGAATTTGCATTCATGAGGTTGACGCTTCTATTCGAAAGGATTTTGAACATAGGACTTATTAGTTTTGCTGACCATGAGGAAAATATTTCTTGCAATAATGCATAATTTTTGtgagaataagaaaaaatactcttttattctgtttgtccCTTCCAGGGCTCTGTGAAAACCATGAGGATTCTGGGTAATACATGTCAACTGAGAACAGGGTTTAGGTTGCAGGGGCCCAACTCTGGGCTCAGGACCTCCCAAGGGGGCCCCTGATCTGCAGACAAAGTCGCAAGAGAGTTCTAAAACTTTATACAAAGAATGAAGTGGTATGTTTGACTTACTGGTTTTTGTGTTGGGTGCGCCGTCTGGCCTCGGGGGCATGGCTCTGGAGGAAGACCTGCAGCTTGGGAGGGTCACAGTTGGTGGGGATAATGAAATGCCCCATCTCATGAAGACTGGGGTTAGAGCGGTCACTGTGATTCATACAAACAACAAGTTATGTCTTATAGAAAGTGCACAGCGGTGAGTCATGTGTTTGGGGCCTTCAGATGTTGATGTGACAGCTTACTTCTCCAACAACATGGTGAGCCCTTGCAGACTCCTGGGGTGCAGGCGAAGGCGTCGGGACATCAGGCTCTTATGAAAGGTGCTGAGGGTGCTGTAGTGCTCGGCGATGGGCTGAACTGGTCCCAGCCTCTCCATGTGGACCACTTGAGTGCCACCCAGGAGGAGGCTGATCCTCTCCTTCAAccagtctgtctgctgctgcaggctgcgATAGCTGGGCAGCTGCTGAAACAGCTGGAGATACAGGGAGGGgtcagaaaacaaagagaaacacacagggaaCATGTGACAGCTGGAGCTCTGCAGCAGCATTACTCTGGTCCATTGATGATGAACATCCATGGTTCCCAGCATTACGTGTCCAGAGGCATTCATCCCTGACTGGTCAGCAAACACAACAGTGTGTCCTGCAGAGAAAGTGGAGGAGCAGTTCAAAGGGGTTAACCGGTTT
This window harbors:
- the LOC120787195 gene encoding T-cell activation inhibitor, mitochondrial-like, with product MNASGHVMLGTMDVHHQWTRLFQQLPSYRSLQQQTDWLKERISLLLGGTQVVHMERLGPVQPIAEHYSTLSTFHKSLMSRRLRLHPRSLQGLTMLLENDRSNPSLHEMGHFIIPTNCDPPKLQVFLQSHAPEARRRTQHKN